The Capsicum annuum cultivar UCD-10X-F1 unplaced genomic scaffold, UCD10Xv1.1 ctg60244, whole genome shotgun sequence genomic interval TAAATTAGAGAAGACTTCTTTATACACTACATTTGTAGTTTCATTTGTTATTTTCTCATCTTCATTATAACATAAGATCTTCAGCCCTTTTCTAGATGTTACTCGAGAAAGGGCAACATATAATTGTCCATGAGTAAACACAGGCTTCTTGAAAAAGAATCCCACACTACACAACGATTGACCTTGACTTTTATTGATGGTCATGGCAAAAGATACGATCACTGGAAACTACATTCGTTGGAATTTAAAAGGAATTCGTGAATCAAATGGAGTAAGTGACATTCTCGGAATAAAAACCTTATTGCCACATTCTTTTCTGATAACACTTTCGCTTCAATTACCCAATTTTCGAGTCTTGTGATGATTAATCTTGTGCCATTACACAAACCTGTTGATTGATCTATATTTCTTAACAACATCACAGGAACACCTACCTTCAATGTGATAGAGTGATTTGGAATAACTGAGCATTTAATACTATTTAGGAATTCAGGTATATGCACATGTCCTGAAGATGTAAATGAATGATCAGACATGCAAACTATATCAGAACTTAAATATGACTTCTCCTGTCCACAGTTGAGAGAAACCATATAATCATTCACCGATTCCACCCTTTGAAGAGTAGGTGCAAAAATTGCTCTTTCTTGAAGGTATTTCATATCAGTAGAATGttccaaataattgaaatatgTACTTTCTACAATTCCAGATATTGGATCATCACAATTATCTATGAGAATATCTTCGGGTATTTTTACTTTCTCAGTGCTATCTGTGGAAAATTCCACCCTTCCATCACCTATTGCCAAAAGCCAatcagaatttttttttaactcgGTCACATCTGCATCAATCAACTATCTTGCAATCTCATATTCT includes:
- the LOC124893479 gene encoding uncharacterized protein LOC124893479, translated to DGRVEFSTDSTEKVKIPEDILIDNCDDPISGIVESTYFNYLEHSTDMKYLQERAIFAPTLQRVESVNDYMVSLNCGQEKSYLSSDIVCMSDHSFTSSGHVHIPEFLNSIKCSVIPNHSITLKVGVPVMLLRNIDQST